The following are encoded together in the Adhaeribacter arboris genome:
- a CDS encoding OmpA family protein codes for MIVKQTIKRTTYFSKPTTFLPRYRYMNRFYLILLLAVLAGFTSCKTLSSVGKADKKFAQGEYDDAIRLYQNALKNTKEPGPVNFKLAESYRLSNRIAQAETNYQAAINTGLKKEEAIFYYGLALKANAKYNEAGAQFTRYAQSGSSKTLVARAKLEAANMSAIPGIINTKTYNEIKTLDQLNTAAAEFAPTMLNGELYFASTRDGKKYSGNGEGFNDLFALRFDDPTQMMGGAVRKVGEPINTPEAHEAAVTFSKDGTTMIFARSNTGKRKGTLNVDLYVSRFKGSWSEPRLLSVNSKDAWDSSPALSPDGKTLYFSSDRKGGQGGNDIYRSTLDGQGRFSTPENLGPEINTPGNENFPFVTEDGTLYISSDGHPGLGNLDIFRVENGKPVNLGVPVNSNADDFAPYIVNDESGYFSSNRPGGKGSDDIYFFKKAKPKLVNFYVDVTVRELLPNTTNYKPMSRIRVELQDAKGTAVDQAFTTPDGKLSFKLDTATAYSILAENPGYFAARQTVSTIGKTPPQAQLTKPETDIRLTADLVLSKIVKDKAIVVENIYYDLDKANIRPDAAIELDKIVQTLNDNPKITIELSSHTDVRGKDAYNLDLSQRRAQSAVDYIISKGIAPNRITAKGYGETRLIVKNAKTEEEHQRNRRTEFKVTKIAQ; via the coding sequence ATGATCGTCAAACAAACCATTAAACGTACAACGTATTTCTCTAAACCTACTACCTTTTTGCCACGCTACCGCTATATGAATAGATTTTACCTGATTCTTCTGCTTGCAGTCTTGGCAGGTTTTACTTCCTGCAAAACATTGAGCAGCGTAGGAAAAGCCGATAAAAAATTTGCCCAAGGCGAGTACGATGATGCCATCCGATTATACCAAAATGCCTTAAAAAACACCAAAGAACCAGGCCCGGTAAACTTTAAACTGGCCGAATCTTACCGTTTGTCTAACCGAATTGCGCAAGCTGAAACCAATTACCAGGCTGCAATAAACACTGGTTTAAAAAAAGAAGAAGCAATTTTTTATTACGGTTTAGCCCTGAAAGCCAATGCAAAATACAACGAAGCGGGTGCTCAGTTTACTCGTTACGCCCAGTCCGGAAGCAGCAAAACCTTAGTTGCCCGCGCCAAATTAGAGGCGGCGAATATGAGTGCTATCCCGGGTATCATAAATACTAAAACATACAACGAGATTAAAACACTGGATCAGTTAAATACCGCTGCTGCTGAGTTTGCTCCTACCATGCTGAACGGCGAGCTATATTTTGCTTCTACCCGCGATGGAAAAAAATATTCCGGTAACGGCGAAGGTTTTAACGATTTATTTGCTTTGCGTTTCGATGACCCAACCCAGATGATGGGTGGAGCAGTCCGTAAAGTAGGCGAACCCATTAATACTCCGGAAGCCCACGAAGCTGCCGTAACTTTCAGTAAAGACGGTACTACCATGATATTTGCCCGTAGCAATACCGGCAAACGCAAAGGTACCCTTAACGTAGATTTATACGTGTCTCGGTTTAAAGGTAGTTGGTCAGAGCCACGTTTGCTCAGCGTGAATAGCAAAGATGCCTGGGATTCCTCGCCGGCTTTATCTCCGGATGGTAAAACCTTGTATTTTTCTTCGGACCGGAAAGGAGGCCAGGGCGGAAACGATATTTACCGGTCCACCTTAGATGGCCAAGGCCGGTTCTCCACACCCGAAAACCTAGGCCCCGAAATAAATACTCCGGGCAACGAAAATTTTCCTTTTGTTACCGAAGACGGCACTCTGTATATTTCCTCCGATGGCCATCCGGGATTAGGAAATTTAGATATTTTCCGGGTAGAGAATGGTAAACCTGTAAACTTGGGGGTACCCGTAAACTCTAATGCCGATGATTTTGCGCCTTATATAGTAAACGACGAATCGGGTTATTTTTCTTCAAACCGCCCCGGTGGCAAAGGAAGCGATGATATTTACTTTTTCAAGAAAGCTAAACCAAAACTGGTTAATTTTTATGTAGATGTAACGGTACGGGAGTTACTGCCCAATACTACTAATTATAAACCAATGAGCCGTATCCGGGTAGAATTGCAGGACGCTAAAGGCACAGCCGTTGATCAGGCTTTTACCACCCCGGATGGCAAACTAAGCTTTAAACTAGACACGGCCACGGCATATTCTATATTGGCCGAAAATCCCGGTTATTTTGCTGCCCGCCAGACCGTATCTACTATTGGAAAAACTCCGCCGCAGGCACAACTTACGAAACCAGAAACCGACATTCGCCTGACCGCTGATTTAGTTTTAAGTAAAATCGTGAAGGATAAAGCCATTGTAGTCGAAAACATCTATTACGACCTGGATAAAGCCAATATTCGTCCGGATGCCGCTATAGAACTCGATAAGATTGTTCAAACTTTAAACGACAATCCTAAAATTACCATCGAGCTTAGCTCCCATACCGACGTGCGCGGAAAAGATGCCTATAACTTAGACCTGTCGCAACGACGGGCCCAATCGGCAGTAGATTATATTATTTCGAAAGGTATCGCTCCGAACCGGATTACGGCCAAAGGTTACGGCGAAACCCGTTTGATTGTGAAGAATGCTAAAACCGAAGAGGAACACCAGCGTAACCGCCGTACGGAGTTTAAAGTAACTAAGATTGCCCAATAA
- a CDS encoding (Fe-S)-binding protein produces MADLMARGEEPEILFWVGCAGAFDDRYKNVTRAFVRILEHLGIKYAVLGLEESCTGDPAKRAGNEFLFQMQAMTNIEVLNGYNIKKIITACPHCFNTIKNEYPSLGGNYEVIHHSTFLQQLINEGKIRVAGGKAFKGKRITFHDSCYLGRANGVYEAPRQVLATLDADLVEMKRSRANGLCCGAGGAQMWKEPEPGKKDINIERTEEALATGATIIASACPFCMTMLSDGVKNKNQEDQVKVFDIAELIASAENLNA; encoded by the coding sequence ATGGCCGATTTAATGGCAAGAGGAGAAGAGCCGGAAATTTTATTTTGGGTAGGTTGTGCTGGCGCGTTTGACGACCGGTATAAAAATGTAACTCGCGCCTTTGTGCGGATTTTAGAGCATCTAGGAATAAAATACGCGGTGTTAGGCTTAGAAGAAAGTTGTACCGGCGACCCAGCTAAAAGGGCGGGTAACGAGTTCTTGTTTCAGATGCAGGCTATGACCAATATTGAAGTGTTGAATGGCTATAATATAAAAAAAATAATAACCGCTTGTCCGCACTGCTTCAACACTATTAAAAACGAATATCCAAGTTTAGGAGGTAATTACGAGGTTATTCATCATTCTACGTTTTTACAGCAGTTAATTAATGAAGGCAAAATACGGGTGGCCGGCGGCAAAGCCTTCAAAGGCAAGCGCATAACTTTTCATGATTCGTGTTATCTGGGGCGGGCCAATGGCGTGTATGAAGCTCCCCGGCAAGTATTAGCTACCTTAGATGCCGATTTAGTGGAAATGAAACGAAGCCGGGCTAATGGTTTGTGCTGCGGTGCGGGTGGGGCCCAAATGTGGAAAGAACCCGAACCCGGTAAAAAAGACATTAATATAGAACGAACCGAAGAAGCCTTGGCTACTGGGGCAACTATTATTGCTTCCGCCTGTCCTTTTTGCATGACCATGCTCAGCGACGGCGTAAAAAACAAAAACCAGGAAGATCAGGTAAAAGTATTTGATATAGCTGAACTGATTGCCTCCGCCGAAAATTTAAATGCATGA